In Thauera aromatica K172, one DNA window encodes the following:
- a CDS encoding ABC transporter substrate-binding protein — protein sequence MSKQKLMQRMAGVAGVGLIALLPMGGAYAADKVKVGLMLPYTGTYASLGNAITNGFKQYVAEQGGKLGGREVEYFVVDDESDAAKATENANKLVKRDEVDVLVGTVHSGVALAMAKVARDTKTLMIIPNAGADELTGPLCAPNVFRVSFSAWQPAYAMGKVVAERGHKNVVTVTWKYSFGEQSVAGFKEAFEQAGGKIAKELYLPFPNVEFQPFLTEIAGLKPDAVFVFFAGGGAAKFVKDYDAAGLKNSIPLYGSGFLTDGTLEAMGGAGEGVMTTLHYADGLDTEKDKTFRTGYASAYKMQPDVYAVQGYDAAQLLGAGLAKAPAGKFDKDAVMKAMSAATVDSPRGAFTLSKANNPVQDIYLRKVEGSQNKVVGVAAPKLADPARGCRMN from the coding sequence ATGAGCAAGCAGAAACTGATGCAGCGCATGGCCGGTGTCGCTGGAGTCGGCCTGATCGCCCTGCTGCCGATGGGCGGCGCCTACGCGGCGGACAAGGTCAAGGTCGGCCTGATGCTGCCCTACACCGGGACCTACGCCTCGCTGGGCAATGCGATCACCAACGGGTTCAAGCAGTACGTGGCCGAGCAGGGCGGCAAGCTGGGCGGGCGCGAAGTCGAATACTTCGTCGTCGATGACGAGTCCGACGCCGCCAAGGCCACCGAGAACGCCAACAAGCTGGTCAAGCGCGACGAGGTCGACGTGCTCGTGGGCACGGTGCACTCGGGCGTGGCGCTGGCGATGGCCAAGGTCGCGCGCGACACCAAGACCCTGATGATCATCCCCAACGCCGGGGCCGACGAGCTGACCGGGCCGCTGTGCGCGCCCAACGTGTTCCGCGTGTCGTTCTCGGCCTGGCAGCCGGCCTACGCGATGGGCAAGGTGGTGGCCGAGCGCGGGCACAAGAACGTGGTCACGGTGACCTGGAAGTACTCGTTCGGCGAGCAGTCGGTAGCCGGCTTCAAGGAGGCCTTCGAACAGGCCGGCGGCAAGATCGCCAAGGAGCTCTACCTGCCTTTCCCGAACGTCGAGTTCCAGCCTTTCCTGACCGAGATCGCCGGCCTCAAGCCCGATGCGGTGTTTGTGTTCTTCGCCGGCGGCGGCGCGGCCAAGTTCGTCAAGGATTATGACGCGGCAGGGCTCAAGAACAGCATCCCGCTGTACGGCTCGGGTTTCCTCACCGACGGCACGCTGGAGGCGATGGGCGGTGCGGGTGAGGGCGTGATGACCACCCTGCACTATGCCGACGGCCTCGATACCGAGAAGGACAAGACCTTCCGCACCGGCTACGCCAGCGCCTACAAGATGCAGCCCGACGTCTATGCGGTGCAGGGCTATGACGCCGCCCAGCTGCTCGGTGCAGGCCTGGCCAAGGCGCCGGCGGGCAAGTTCGACAAGGATGCGGTGATGAAGGCGATGAGCGCGGCCACGGTCGATAGCCCGCGCGGCGCATTCACCCTGTCGAAGGCCAACAACCCGGTGCAGGACA